A window from Solanum stenotomum isolate F172 chromosome 7, ASM1918654v1, whole genome shotgun sequence encodes these proteins:
- the LOC125871007 gene encoding uncharacterized protein LOC125871007: protein MDSTHVGSDGNKEESLSHYSIVKKLKGCGDQSPRAELPSDPLGPITPDSTQEGGDHVDGCCSPVWSSLHRTRYCFNSQLFGDMVYTNEGSRQTPKGFGFDPFAPGPDELMLAPQCKKYFTDSRAKVTRQLNFEETLNFNENVDHLDNVGTVSEDEMLFEMLYNSLLQVITSEQNEDHHSKASTPLSDSDGYKTPTYAPHLSGVSDTCPGAPMKPASRYKRIDKGLCKKLIF, encoded by the coding sequence ATGGACAGTACTCATGTTGGTTCTGATGGAAATAAGGAAGAAAGTTTGTCTCACTACTCCATTGTTAAGAAATTGAAGGGATGTGGTGATCAGTCTCCAAGAGCAGAATTGCCATCTGATCCTCTAGGTCCAATCACACCTGATTCCACCCAAGAAGGTGGCGACCACGTAGATGGGTGTTGTTCACCAGTTTGGTCTTCTCTTCACAGGACTCGTTATTGCTTTAATTCTCAACTTTTTGGTGACATGGTTTATACAAATGAAGGAAGTCGACAGACTCCCAAGGGGTTTGGGTTTGATCCATTTGCTCCTGGACCAGATGAACTAATGCTTGCCCCACAATGTAAAAAGTATTTTACAGATTCACGAGCCAAAGTGACACGTCAGCTTAACTTTGAGGAGACTTTGAATTTCAATGAAAATGTTGATCACTTGGACAATGTGGGAACGGTGTCTGAGGATGAGATGTTATTTGAAATGTTGTACAATTCTCTCCTACAAGTTATTACCTCAGAACAGAATGAGGATCATCATTCGAAAGCCTCAACTCCACTTTCAGATTCTGATGGATACAAGACACCTACCTATGCACCTCACCTTAGTGGAGTTTCTGATACTTGCCCTGGTGCTCCTATGAAGCCTGCAAGTCGTTATAAAAGAATTGACAAAGGATTATGCAAAAAGCttatattttga